Below is a genomic region from Prunus persica cultivar Lovell chromosome G3, Prunus_persica_NCBIv2, whole genome shotgun sequence.
tttaaaaaaccaaaagtaacaagcaaattacaaataatCCAAGTGGAAAATTTGTTAATTCTCCTTTTCACAAAATCCCATATGCCCAAGATTCTTGACCCCAACTGCTGAAGTCATCATCCCACAATCCAATGCTGTCATTGTTGTTGCTGTAATCACAAAGCCACTCAAAATCTGGGAGATGCAGGTCTTCAAGAAAGTTGGATGCTgaatttgaagaagatgaagatgaagaggttgatgaagaagaggaaggagcACAAGGGACCAGAATCTCATGGGGCTCAATCAATGGAACTTCATCTGTGCAGAACCCATCAATCAAGAGCTCCATTTTATCCAACTCATCACCTCCTCCTTCCTCCTCTATGGCTTGAGCAGCAGGGGTGTTTTGCTCAACTTCAAATGTGTCATTAGCTGGACAAGatttttgtgcttcttcttgttgGTTTTGACTTTGTTCTTGTTGGCTTTGATCATTGACATCATTAGCAATTGGCTTGTGGGTGAGAGGATCAATCCCCattttcttcaacttcttcttGATGTGGGTGTTCCAATGATTTTTGATCTCATTGTCTGTTCTTCCAGGGAGATGAGAGGCAATCTTAGACCATCTGAGAAAATAGACAACATTTGACTTGAGcacacaagaaagaaaatgcagaagaaaacaaatttaataatttgcTTTAAGTCTTTTTAGCATCATCAAAAGATTATTTGACTTTATGGCCATAAGAAAGGTCcaataatacaaaatatacAGAAGGACAAGACTGCATATTTCAGCACTGTTGAATTCAAGGTTCTATAATAATTAAcatgtcttttttttctttttttaaaaaaaaatctcaagtcaaaagaaaaaaaaaaaaaaaaattcatgttgGACTGGGTGTAAAATCCTCAGACATCTTATTTCCCATAAATTGTATAATCTGGTCttctattattatttactAAAATGATAAAGAGTtccttaattataattaatctgTAATTTCAGAAATGGCAGAAAATATTTGAACTtgctataaaaaaataaacctgTTGCCAAGTTGAGCGTGAAGATCAATGAccattttctcttcaatttctgATAAAAGACCTCTCTTCAAGTCTGGCCTAAGATAGTTGGTCCATCTCAGCCTGCAACTTTTTCCACACCTTAACAATCCTGCAATTGAGACCAACCCACCATAGCTATAATCAGTGAGCTGATAATTCATTGAATATATTGGGGCATTCAAATTCCAACAAGTTTCCACTTTAATATTGATAATCATGAGAATCAGGCCTCTTAAACTGTTAGCTCATTTCCCTTAATTTCCCagagcaaaaacaaaaaacaaaaagaaaacttcagagccaccttattttgtttttctgagagagaaaagaaaattaaaaacaa
It encodes:
- the LOC18784152 gene encoding protein ODORANT1, producing MGRQPCCDKVGLKKGPWTAEEDKKLINFILTNGQCCWRAVPKLAGLLRCGKSCRLRWTNYLRPDLKRGLLSEIEEKMVIDLHAQLGNRWSKIASHLPGRTDNEIKNHWNTHIKKKLKKMGIDPLTHKPIANDVNDQSQQEQSQNQQEEAQKSCPANDTFEVEQNTPAAQAIEEEGGGDELDKMELLIDGFCTDEVPLIEPHEILVPCAPSSSSSTSSSSSSSNSASNFLEDLHLPDFEWLCDYSNNNDSIGLWDDDFSSWGQESWAYGIL